tttttacgagatgttcttccccttgacgctgtttagtgccattgttctcgtctgtccgtctcccccgattagactgtaagcccgtcaaacggcagggactgtctctatctgttgccgacttgttcatcccaagcgcttagtacagtgctctgcacatagtaagcgctcaataaatactattgaatgaatgaatgaatactctttccactaagccacactgcttcttagtgtgGAGCTGGATCTCCCTAGCCCTTGTTTTTTCCTGATCTGCCTCTGCTTGCCTGGGTTTCTCCGAAATTTTCTGGTCTCATAAGAGAAAAAAAGCCAGTGTAACTACTCTGCCCTGGACTAAAATGAATAGAGAGAAATGAAATCTGATGTATTTTAATTCAAAATTATATATCAACTCTGATTTAATCACCATATATTTGTGCGGctaacattaaaaaataataaaaatcctgGCTGTCGCAAAGAGCCATCCTTAATATGCCCTTTACAACTCGGCAGAACTCTTTCAGTGTGTGTAAAGAGGTCTTTTTTTAAGTATGGTATAGTCAAACTTCCTAAAATTGTTGAAATGTGTTGGTAAGCTaaggttgttaaaaaaaaaaaagccttcttcCATTTTGTTGAATGAAAACAGTCTACATTCCTTATTATAAGTTAGTCACCCCTAGTCTAATTGTCAGACTATTCTCACTGCCACTGAACGAATGCCCCAGGAAACCATCACCCCTCCTCTGTTTCTACCCTTGCTTCTGCAGCATGGGCACAATGGAAATATTCCAGGTATTAAGATGCTAGCTTGGCACCCAACTTTCTCAACCTCCCTGATTCGACAAGCAGGGAAATATGCAATATGCAATAAATATGCATTTACCAACATTAAATCTTCATTCAGTAAACAAATGTTCCGCCAAACAAACGGATGTTTGGCcgccatctcaaacttaacatgccccaaacagaacgcctcgtcttcccacccaaactcttgtcctcccctgactttcccatcactgtagacagcaacactatcctccttgtctcccaagcccggaagCTTGGCGGTATcctcgactcaactctctcattcagcccacgtactcaatctgtcaccaaatcctgcccgtTCAATCTttgcaacatctctaaaatctgccgtttcctctccatccaaactgctaccacactgatcctctcccaccttgattatgcattagcctcctcgctgacctccctgcctcctgtgtctctccccgcttcagtccatacttcactctgccgcccggaacatttttctgcaaaactgttcggtccacgtttccccacttctcaagaacctctaggggttgcccaaccacctctgcatcacagacgctccttaccattgactcgAAAGCACTCGaaagcaccttgcccccttcctaccttacctcctagatttccaactacaatccagcccacacactttgctcctctaatgccaatctactcactgtacctcaatcttgtctatctcactgcagaccccATGCccgtgacctgcctctggcctggaaactccttccccctcctcatctgacgatcactcctcccaccttctaagtcttattaagatcgcatctcctccaagaggccttccctgactaagccctcatttcccctactccctctcccttctgcacccttgcacttacatatatacccttcatttacctctccctcaactccacagcactcacatacatatctgccatttattttaatgtctgtctccctctctagactgtaagctccttgtgggcagggaatgtgtaccaactgttatactgtactctcccaagcgcttagaatggcacTCTGCAAACGCTtagcgctccataagtacgattgattgattgatagtacatGAATATGGTCTTGAAGACAAGGCATCATAAAGATCCATTATTCTCGATAAACTGAGAAGAGCACAATCATAGATACACCCTCTTGGTTTTTGACCTGATACTCCATGAGGAATGCTCAGACCACTGATTGTTCATTAAGTTGGGGAACTGGAGGGCCCGAGAGGGAGGGCTGAAATAATTGTCCAACACAGTCCAGttctattcgccctcccttctgcattgcctgtgccCTTTGAGTCTGTACCCcgaaagcactttgatactcaccccacccgagtcccacagcacttaaggtaCACATTCCTCTACTCTGTCccatcccctatctgtaatttattttaatgttgccctccaccccccgaccagactgaaagctccctgtgggactcaagcctatcaactctattgtactgtactctccccagtgctcagtacagtgttctgcccacagtaaacactcaataaataacactgattaattgCTCCAGGTAAACAAAGTTGGTTGGGCCTCGGTCACATACCCACATCTCCCCCCCGCACCGCTCCCTCCACCAGATAATCATGCGACTCAGTCCCGGCTAACCACCTTTGAAGCAGGGATACCTCTAACTTCCCACCCGTGTGAATTCTTTCTAGATTGTGAAAGTGTGGTTGGTGCTGCTGATGTTGGCCCTGGCCTAGCTGTATCACGGCAACACGGGGATCGGAAATACTCCACCATTCTGGAAGAGGATGCGGGTAGCCTGGTGGCCTTGAGAGGTCCGAATCCAGGTACTGAGAATTTGGGAACGAGAGTGCAATGTAAGAACCAGAGAAGGAAGACGGggagcaagtggcagggctggaggcTGGCATTTCGAGAAGGAGAACACACCCAGGGACGTGGGAGAGACTCCGGGTCCCtcgacccctctccccacccccgccacgcaACCCAGGGAGATTCCAACGGCAGAGCAGGGGCATCTTAGAACTCTGGGATGGTCGCCACTGCCGACGGTTGGACTGACTGGCCCGATGGAGCTGATGGAGCCCGGCATGCTGATTTTCCACGGCCTCGTTTATTGGGGAGAAACAGAGAACAGCACAGAGCGACCCATTTCGACAGGCAGTATCTGTCGAGTCCAAATCCTAACTCATAAGCTTCTTCACCTCGGTGTCCAACCCCGGGAGGCATTTTCTCCGGCGGGCGGACAACTCGATTTTCTGGACCAGGTCCACATCCCAGCGATGGGTCACGAAGCTAATCACGGAGCCTGGCGCCACGCTGCCCACCCGCCCGACTCGCCCCGCCCGGTGGATGTAGTCCTGCAGGGTGAGGGGGAAATCGTAATTGACGACCAGTTCAACCCGGATGCTGTCCAGACCCCTGGAAGCGATGTCGGTGCAGAGCAGGATGTCCCGAAAGCCTTCCTGGAAGGACTTGAAGACGCCGGCCCGCAGGGCGGCCGGCATCTCCCCCTGCAGCTTCAAATATCTGACGTTATGCTCGTCCAGGACGTGGCCCAGCCAATTCACAGTGCCGGAAGTATTGCAGAACACCACCACGGCCCCCGTCGGGTCAGGCCCGCCCTTCGAGCGCTGCTTGAGGATCTGCAGGAGCTCGGCGGCCTTGGCCGCTCCCTTGAGCCGCAGGAACCTCTGCGACACGTTGGGCGTGACGCGGTGCAGCCGGGGGCTGGTGACGGCGGCGAGCCGGCCCGGCTCCGCGAAGCCTTCCAGCAGCCGGCCGATACCCTGGGGCAGCGTGGCGGCCACCAGCACCAGCTGGGCTTTGGGGGCGACGCCGGTGGGATCTGGGGCCACGGGGCTTTTCCGCAGGATGTAGTCGACCAGCTCCAGGAAGCTCTGGTCCAGGAGGGTGTCGGCTTCGTCTAGGACGAGGAAGCAGAGGCCCCGGAGGGTGACCTGGCGCCGCTTCAGCGCCATCCCCAGGGCTCCGGGGGTTGCCACCAGCACGTCCAGGCGGGaggccccggccggccggggcccgaTGCCGCTCCTCCGGTGGCCGCCGCCGATCTTCCGCACGGACAGGTCCAGGGTGGGGCGGAGGGCGTCGAGCACGGCCCACACTTGGTCGGCCAGTTCTCGCGAAGGCACCAGCACCAGGCCCCGGGGCTCGGCGGGCCCGCGGCGGGCGGCCGCCCGGCTCGGCGGAGGCCGGTGCAGGAGGCGCTGCATGAGCGGCAGCAGGTAGCCCAGGGTCTTGCCGCTGCCCGTTTCGGCGGCGAGCAGCGTGTGGCGGCCGCGGAGCAGCGCGGGGATGGCGCGGAGCTGGACGGCGgtggggcggagggcggagggcgcggCCAGCCTCAGGGCCTCCAGCAAGGCCGGTTCCAGCCCCAGGGCCCCGAAGCCCTCCCCGGACTCGGGCGCCTGGCCCAGGGCGGGGGGCTCGTCCTGCGACCGCTCGATGACGAAGTAGTCGCCGAGCGCCTTTCGGTGCTTCCAGCCAGCCGAGGCCAGAGTCGCGCTGTCCCAGCGGCCCAAGGTGAGGTTCGCCGGCTGGTTCAACTGCGGCCGCCGCGCGTTGATGAGCAGCCGGCCCGGCcgcgagagcccgggctgcgggAACCTGGAGCCCGGGCTCCCGGGGGCCCGCTCCCGCCGCAGCTGGAGGGCCCGCGGGATCCGGATCACCGCCAGCTGGGCCCCGGCCGCGCCGGCCTCCGGCCCGCGCCGCGGGAAGAGAGCGGCCGGCAGGCGCAGGCCCATGGTGgctcggcgggcggcggggcggggctgggggcgggccaGCGCACGGTGATGACGGACGCGGCCCGATGACGGAGCCCGGAAACCAGGCCGGACCGGCGGCCGGCGTGGTGGGGGCCGGCGTGGTGGGAACCGGCGGCGTTCTAGGGCGGCGCCGGGTGAGTGGCCCCCCGTTCTCCCCCCCGGACGCGggcccgaggcggcggcggctgccGTGACGAGGAGCCGGCAGAGGGGACTCGGTTCCCCTTCGCCCAGCACCACCCTCCGAGGCCGTCGGGGCCTAGTGCCccggctccctccttcctccctttcctccctccctctggcccgggggcgggcgggcggggcaaAATCGGGTCggcgacgggggcgggggagggggaacccGGGGATCCCAAGGCCTCGGGAAGGAGCCGCCCCCGAAACGGCAGTCGATCCGCCTGCTGAGGCCACAGCaccgtaagaataataataataatgttggtatctgttcagcgcttcctatgtgcagagcaccgttccaagcgcagggggagatccagggtcatcaggtcgtcccacgtggggctcacagtcttcatcccccttttccagatgaggtcactgaggcccagagaagtgaagggacttgcccgcagtcacccagctgacaagtgccagagccgggattcgaacccatgacctctgcctcccaagcccgggctcttgccactgagccacgctgcgattgGGAGAGGACCGGAGGTGCAGCCCCCGCCCTCGAGAGAGACGCGCTCAAGAAAATCGTCTACGAAAGGGGGGAGGTGAAGAGCAAGGATGGAACAGGAAAGCTACGATAACTACGTCATTGAAAATAATCAGTGTGCTGCACGTGCCGATCGAGGGAAGGAAGTGATTATTTAAGTGCTACGGGTGGCTGTTGGATTGCCCCGAGCAGGGCGTTGTGAAGTTATTTGGAgcggtattggctaagcgcttattagtggaaagaacccgggctcgggagtcggaggacgtgggtgctaatcccggcctcctccactcgtctgctgtgtgacctcgggccagtcacttaactactccgtgcctcagtgacctcatctgcaaaatggggattaagaccgggacccccacgtgggacaacccgattaccttgtgtcaaccccagcgcttagaacagtgcttggcacatagtcacttggtataacaaatatcattatcattactgttacgtgccaagcgctgaatTAGTCGAGGAAGGTTTCTCGACTacttctgacctgattaccttctgtctaccccagcgtttgacaTAGTATTTGGCACATTTCCAGCATTTAACAGATGGcatcgttattatcgttactgTTATTATATGAGAttttaggctttgaagatgggcagcgATGGGATCGACAGTGGGGCGGAGAGTCGTGGggaggagagttccaggccacccCCCGCCTCAGGAAAATGCGAGTGAGGAGGTGAGGATGAAGTAAGGTTAGGTGGCTCTGACTTTTTTCTACAAAGGAAATACAGCTCGATGAGATTTTTTGGATAGGCCAATAAATTTGGGGTATTAGTGGGAAAGTCTTCAGGTCCAGACCCCCATTGGCAATTAGGGAGAGCGCCATATGGCTGGTTGAAAGCAATTTCTCTGACCTTTTGCTTTAGCTCGCACCAGAGAAGTAATGACTGTGAACAGCGTCACGCTCTGCTACCGGAACAAAACCATTCTGGCCCCTATGGTGCGAATCGGGTCGTTGCCTATGCGTCTCCTTGCCCTGGACCTTGGAGCTGACATTGTCTACAGCGAGGTAAGGAGCTTTCCAAGACCCCCCACCCGAGCCTTCATCTCAGCTTCCGGACACTGGGTGTGAGGCCTAAGGGGAAGCTTACGTTTAGAAAGTTAATGGGGAGCCATCCGGTTTGCTCCTGCCAAAGGCGTCCGAGCCCAGTCCTGATGAATGCCGCTTCGGATCGAGAAGTCACATCCTGAGTACCTCTTAGTTCTCAGCCAGAGTTTCCCTCCTTTTGTACGCGGCCAGTCTTCCCAGCTAGGATTTGCCTTTACTGAGGAAGTGGCTGCTGGAAAAGTGGATGGTGTGGAAGGTTGCCATTTCATGGGCGCTTCTTGGTGGATGAAGTGGCTCAAAGTCTTTGTGGTAAATTAGCTCCCGGGCTCTGGCTGCTATGTTTGCTTTGCACCggtaaagtggggagagtgattcatAACTCCAGTTAGAAGTGGCTGTGTGGGTTAAGTGGATATTGTAAAGTTGCTTTGCAAATACCCCAACAGGAAATGTCCTGGAAGTAACAGCGTTCCATATTACTTCCCCTGCGGTACAGTCTGTCACTTGCCCAGATAGAGTGGCTGCCACGGGACCAGAATCATTCCGGGCAAGCCAGTTTATGGAAGGAAGAAGACTGTTTGTACTCACCTCCATGGTGGTGGATGACCCTTATTTGAGGAGCAAGGAGCTGTGTCTCTTTTGCTGAACTCAGATGACTGACCTAGAAGCCTTCAGAAAAGTTGGGGAGGTAGCTTCTTTGGCTCTGTGCACAGGTATCTGAAAtcggcaggtgaagagagcagggaagagaaaagcagggtttacctgaatttaaaaaaaaaagatcatcctGAGAGGAACAAAATAGGGCTGGATTGAAATTGCAAGGCTATTATAGGAGCAAAGCAAGGCATCGTAGAATACCTTCAAAAACCGACAGGCGTGGTGTATAACTAAGAAAGCACTAACCTCCAGTTCAATACGTTTCACAGGATACTCTGCAAGAGCGAGCATTTTGTTTAAACTAACTTCCTAGTTCCATTAGGAAACACTGATTTCCGAGAAGTCATGGCCTTCTGTGAGTTAATAATTGGAGGTGTGCGAAGCCTACTAGTGAAGTCAGCATAGGAAAAACTGTCTACCCCATATTAGATTAATCAGGATTCAAGGATCGATGATGGCATTCCATCTTTCTTTGGCATTTTGAAGTAGAGGTTGAAAATAGCATGTGGCATTTTGATTAGAACTGCAGTGTTGAGTGACTCTGAGAGTAGGATGCTGCCATTATTCTTTCCCAGAAATCAGTGAGACAGGAGGCCAAAGATAGTTTCCAAGAATTATCAAAGAATATCCTTCAGCCTTTCATTTCAGCACCGGAAGAGACTTTTGGATAACAAAAGCAGGACTCAAAAAGAACAGTGCCCGTTTTCCTGAGCTAAGGTTTGGGTTTCTAACATCCACAGGTTTTGCTTTGGGAAAAAGAGTTCGCTCATTTAAATTAACAAGATCACGGAAGAGGTAGAGCAGTCCAAACGTGCATGGTTCTGAACTGGTGCCTTTCTCTGCCAGGAAACTTTCTCCAGCTGCCGTGTCTCTAAGTCCAGACACGACTCACTTGTTGAGGGCTTTGGAGGCACATACACGAAGGGTTGGGGCGCCCAGGCTTGCTTCTGTGAACTGCTGGGTTTGGGGGAACCCCAACCTGTTCAGCGGCACAAGACTCACAGGTCAACTCCAGCCCAAACCGAGGCTCATCCTTGCATTCTTTCCTGAGTTAACTTCTGAGCCAACTCAGTTTTCCTTTTGCATTTGTAGGTGTCAAACATTGGGAAAGGGTCATGGAGCAAAGCTGTTACAGTGGGATCAGTGAGCTGCTGATAGACACAAGCCCTTCCCGCCTCTTTTCTGACCCCAGCTTTCCCCTGATTCAAACAGTCCATGATTGCATTATTAGATCCTCATAGAATGTTTGGTTGAGAAGAGTATGTCAATCAGTGTGACAGTTATCTGACAAACATAACTCTGTCTTTTGTCTTTCAAATAATAGCCCATACAAAAATAAGTTAGGTGGAGAGTGAAAGAGATCCAAGAGGGAAAGACTTAAGACTTCCCAATGACCGAGTGTTATGTGCTTTTGTTAATGGACAGGAGCTGATTGACATAAAGATGCTTCAGTGCAAGAGAGTTGTAAATGGTAAGTGAAATGGAGGCCTTAGGTTTTGGGAGGTTTGTTTAGAGTGCCGGGGTTGTGTCCACTGCctgtattgtgttgtactctcccaagcgcttacttgtgtgctctgtgcacagtaagtgctcaataagtaataataatactaatggtggtatttgttaagcgcttactatgtgccacccactgttctaaatgctggggtagattcaaggtaatcagggtgtcccacctggggctcagaggcttaatccccattttacagatgaggtcactgaggcacagggaagttaagtggcttgcccaaggtcacacagcagacgagtggcagagcggggattagaacccatgtcctctgactcccaggtccgtgctctttccactaagtcacgctgcttctccatttccgacatttgttgagcacctacttcgTGCAAAGCACttgactgtactgagtgctgagcaaaAGGGCCGGGACGGTGAGTGGTCCCTGGCTACCGGGAGGTCCCTAGTCAAAACTGAGCAAATTCTGAAAAGGGCAGCATTACAATAACAGTAACAACCAGAGAAGCAATAGTACATTACTGCTGGGAGCAAATAGTCCTCTGGTTCCTCAACTCTCCTGCCAACTCTCCACCActtgtgccgtgtgaccttgggcaagttacttcacaaaatatttggactgtaaacccgtcgtgggcagggaacatgtctgctaattctgttgcattgtactctcccaagcgcttagaacagtgctctgcacataataaatgttcaataaataccattgattgtaaaatggggattaaattccagttctccctcctacttaggctgcgagccccatgtgggacaggaactgtctgacctaattaacttgtaataataataatcctggtatttggtaagcacttactatgtgccaagcactgttctaacctaccccagtgcttagaagagtgttcgacacataataagcatttagcaaatcccCAAAAAAAGGTTTCCGTGGTCTAAACGGTCACAACCGTCCCAGCGTTCTAAATATCAGCATACTTTTTTTTAAGGTCAGCACGTGGAGGAGAAACAGCTTTCTTAAGAGAGTGGCGATAGCATTTTTATAAATTGAGGCATCATCTAAATTGAAAATTCCTGGAGATGCCTTTCATCCCAGATTGGGATCCTTTGGCATCACATTTATGTCAGTGCTGCTCTCCAGTCTGCTTTCATCAGCATCTGGAAGCTTCATCCTGATTGTTGCTGACTGTCTCACTGGGGCACCGaatcggggaggggagaggcggggggaggagcgCAGCAGGCCGCCACCCCCATTCAGTCGAGTTGATTAAGTAAACCCCCTCGCAGTCAGACCTGGGAAAGCGAAGTAGGCGCAGTCTGTTTCCCCAAAGCACTGAAAGAATTAGAACTGTTTCTTTTCAGCAGAAGCCTTTTtacaaagcccttttaaaatctaGACTCTGCTGCACTGGCAGTGTCGGAGAAAGCTCCCGGGAACTTCCCGAGGTAGATCCCTTCAAAATGTGGGGCGCAAAAGAAACTTGTGTGACACGTCCCTGCTCTGTC
This genomic stretch from Ornithorhynchus anatinus isolate Pmale09 chromosome X1, mOrnAna1.pri.v4, whole genome shotgun sequence harbors:
- the DDX28 gene encoding probable ATP-dependent RNA helicase DDX28 encodes the protein MGLRLPAALFPRRGPEAGAAGAQLAVIRIPRALQLRRERAPGSPGSRFPQPGLSRPGRLLINARRPQLNQPANLTLGRWDSATLASAGWKHRKALGDYFVIERSQDEPPALGQAPESGEGFGALGLEPALLEALRLAAPSALRPTAVQLRAIPALLRGRHTLLAAETGSGKTLGYLLPLMQRLLHRPPPSRAAARRGPAEPRGLVLVPSRELADQVWAVLDALRPTLDLSVRKIGGGHRRSGIGPRPAGASRLDVLVATPGALGMALKRRQVTLRGLCFLVLDEADTLLDQSFLELVDYILRKSPVAPDPTGVAPKAQLVLVAATLPQGIGRLLEGFAEPGRLAAVTSPRLHRVTPNVSQRFLRLKGAAKAAELLQILKQRSKGGPDPTGAVVVFCNTSGTVNWLGHVLDEHNVRYLKLQGEMPAALRAGVFKSFQEGFRDILLCTDIASRGLDSIRVELVVNYDFPLTLQDYIHRAGRVGRVGSVAPGSVISFVTHRWDVDLVQKIELSARRRKCLPGLDTEVKKLMS